In Lolium rigidum isolate FL_2022 chromosome 7, APGP_CSIRO_Lrig_0.1, whole genome shotgun sequence, the DNA window CTTCAAGAGCGGCGATGCGGCGCCTTCTGCGGTCAGACGTCATCATGGAGCAGCGGAGGTTCTCGTTGGCCCATGCCTCCCGCGACATgttcgccggcttctccttcggcggcACCTTCGTCGGTGCCTTCCCTGCCTTTGATGAAGCCTTtctcttcggcggcatggtggcggcgagggtttttcgggttggaggcttgatgggagatggagcggcgggcggaagaaatgagcggcggagtgGACGGGATTTTGATGGAAAAGATGTATAATTTTGGGATGGGTGGCTGACAGGTGgctccacgcccaaaattttccgccTCGCGAGGTGCCAACGTGCCCGCTTCGTGTCCTTCGCCAAGGGACCGACACGGGGTTGCCGAtgcttctattgggctcaaaaAAACGCCGATGCTATTTGGGGCGTGCCGGTGTGAGCCCGTTTTCGCTCTCGGCCCCCAAATCGCTAGCGGGACCGCTATGAGATGcgtcgttggagatgctctaactcgcCCAATGAAGATTGACCTTCTTTCCCCTGCTAAAGGATTCCTGCCTCCCAAGACCCAGCAATCCTGCGGCACAGGTAGGTTCTGAAATTCCACCTTGTCTCCTTATCCTCTAGTGTGTGCTTTACTACGTGCAGTCAACGAGACTGCGACATCGGATATATCAGTCTTAAACATAAATGGAATCTGCATCTGATCCGGAGGATATTCTCGGAGACGCGTTTAATCTCTCATCATCTTGGAGGATATTCTAGTCACCAGATGCATCAATAATTTCGCGGCTGAATTAATTAAAAGATTTGCAGCAGTTTGTTCCTGCCGTCCAAGACTACGGTTGTACGTAACGACGACTTAGCAAATTTCCTGCCAGCTTCGTCGGAGTAGTCTACTGAATCATCGTACTTGTGATTGTGAAACGCACATTGCAGGGAGTGTCTATTTGAAAGTTATGAAATTTCCATACTCCTCCGTCACTTTTATAATCTTTCCGACCAACATTCTAGTAGAAAAAAAAGTTGCATTgtcgaaaaaaaaaatctttgcgATCAACATCCGACCAGTCTCATCTAACTTCATACTTACATGAAACATTGGATTCAGTAGACTACTCCGACGAAGCTTGATTAGCCTCTAAGCCTGATCCCCTCCTCCCCCTGCGTTCCACCATTTTGCCTCTAACTCCctacgtccacaaataagtgtagttTTAGGTTTTTTTATACGTAAAAAAAGGACCAATTTCATAGGAATTTCAGCAGTAAATTTGACATCAAATTAGTATACTTTTTGGAGACTGAAATTAGTATGTTATGAAACTACATTTAAACAATGCCATTTTGTGATATTGATTTGGCATTATAAATTaagatatttttgtatgaagttgGTTAAACTTGATAAAGTTTGACTTACACCATAACCTTAAACTACACTTGattgtggatggagggagtacaattcTTCATCATCTAAAAGCTTAGATCGTGTTTGAGAGCAAATATTTTTGAAATATTTCAGAAATATTATAGTTTCTCAAAATACCACAGTTTCAAAAAACTTTGATGTGTTTGGCTGGGACTAAAAAATGAACGTGCCATTTTTTAAGTATTAAAAAATAACTCTGACAATTTTTTTTCCTGAAACTGAAGCATTACTAGCCCATGTAGTTAAATACTATTTATTTATAATTCTTCAATTTTAGAACACATTTATTGCCAAACTAGGCCTTAACTACCTAGGTATATTTTTATTCTCATTTTCTTTCCCTCCGTGAACTTTTTCGTTTTTTTGGTTATGTGCATCCTTGATGCCTCGACTACCACCATTAGAGGCTTCTTTTGATAAGAAGAAGTTGTTTATCGATTGATCAGACTAACCAACTAAGGAGCTCACTAAGTTGGAAATGGGGAGCGTGGTTTTGCCAATTTGTGGGCACGTATCCAACAGAGCGAAGCAGCATTTCATTCTTTTTGGCAACATCCTTATGTTGTTTCATTGGTCAATTGTGTACTTTCCATCTACTTGATATGGATATATTCCTTTAGTGACAAAGATATATTATTGCATTAACTAGAATAGTAGTATACTGTGGTATCTCAAAACCAAATTTATGTTTGCGCTATTCATTATTATATTCCCCGAATTTAAATCTATAGATTTCTCTTGAAGTAGTGTTGTATCTTGAGTGAAACGGTGAGACCACCGGCGAGAGCAGCAGTGTCGACGACGCATGGAAAAAAATTCCAATAGACTTGGGAGGACCGAAAGAAGTATGAAAGTGAAGCCGTGCATAAAAAAcaccattttaaatttcaaaaagaaGTGAAAATATGGGAGTACATATAATTTAATATGTCAGTCTAAATTTTCATCGAAATGTCTTTTAGTCTGTGGTCtacaaaaaaaatacaaacatGAAGACCAAAATTGAGTCTTTTTCCTTATTTAAAGCGACAAATTTGTGCTTTTTAATGCTTGAGATACTGCCTATTATTTAGCAAAAACTTCtctattttgtgaaactttcaaaTACACTATATTTGATTGTTTTTTTCCAAGAAAACTGTGCTCCTTGGAGCTCTAACTCCGAAGCGCCGCACTTGCTCACATGTTATGTGTACTATCAGAAACAAATAAAATTTCAACCAAATATTGGTAAATGATTGTTGCAATTATTGAATTGAtgattgatgcactagccaattATCTCAAAACTCTGAACTGATGGAAATGGTTAGCCTATATGTTTTAACACTCCCCTCACATATAGGCTAGACAAACAGAAAGACACTAGATAAAGTTAACTGAGAGCCGCAACTATTTGGAGTAGACTAAATAGTGCATTAGCATGGGCATGAACTTAAGATCTCCTAGATCTAATACCATAATAAATTAATGCATTGGCCAAGTTTTCAAAAATCCAAACTGTTTGAAAGAGCTAGGATATACTACTATATTTAACACAAATTCAATTATTTCTTTGAGCTCCGAAATAGTTTCGGTACCAAAGTTACAAACCCTGAACACCATTGGTTATTAATTGATTTTTTTAGGTGCATGGCTGGATTTAACATTCAAAGATGCATGGAAATGAAATACATCATCAAATCATATTGGTGCCCGAGAACAACATAAGCAAAGAGACAAGGGTGTAGTGCCACATTTGCCACATAGGAGATGACACTCGACTGGCTTAAGAGAACAAACCATATAAAACCAAGTTGTTAATTATTAATTGTCTGAAAGCAACCGTGCGGATCTGGTCTCAAGGAATCTAGGATATAAAAGCAAAGAGATGGAACGAAGCAGCTAGCTCGGAGAGCATCCGAGTGCGAGCAACGGAAGCATCACCACCATGGCTGGCAACCAGCAGCCGAGCGTGCTGCAAGCCCTTGACGTGGCAAGGACGCAGTGGTACCACTTCACGGCGATCGCCATCGCCGGCATGGGCTTCTTCACCGACGCCTACGATCTCTTCTCCATCTCCCTAGTCGTCGACGTCATCGGCCATAGGTACTATGGGTACCGAGGCggccggccgcctcgcggggtctCCGCCGCCATCAGCGTCATCGCGCTCTGCGGCACCGTCCCCGGGCAGCTCGTCTTCGGCTGGCTCGGAGACAAGATGGGCCGGAAGCGCATCTATGGCTACACGCTGATTCTCATGGTCGCCTGCTCCCTCGCCTCCGGCTTCTCCTTCAGCAAGCGTACCGGCAAAAGCGTGGTGACCGTCCTCTGCTTCTTCCGGTTCTGGCTCGGCGTCAGCATCGGCGGCGACTACCCGCTCTCCGCCACCATCATGTCTGAGTATGCCAATAAGAAAACCCGCGGCGCATTCATCGCCGCCGTCTTCGCCATGCAAGTATGTATGCCGGCCGTCATTTGTATTCTTACTTTATTGTGAATTGTGATTTAGTACTAATTCCCCGTGAATGAATTTTTTGTACCATGCTGTTAGACTTTTAGAACTTCCACAAATAATGAATTGCTAGTTACTATGCCTTACTATATTTGCTAGATACTCCCCCTTTTCATATTAGTTGTCATGGATTTATTAGGTTCAAAGATGTACTAAATCAATGATAATTAATATGAAGAAGAGAGAGTGTTAGATATAGCACGAGGAAAGTTTCAAAACATGTACTATAACGTAATACCGGCAAAGATTCATCTTGAATACGGCTTCTGTATCAAATATCACATATATTTTCGAATAGAGAAAATGTTTACTTTACCCAATTTGATTAGTTTTTTGTTTAAATACTTACTTCAAGGGTTTTGGCAACCTTGCTGCTGGGATTGTCGCCATGATCACATCAAAAGCCTTCGAGAAAGCATCGCCCAACGACGTTGACTATGTCTGGCGCATCGTCCTGATGATTGGCGCCATTCCGGCGCTACTCACCTACTACTGGCGCATGCAGATGCCGGAGACGGCACGGTACACCGTCCTCGTGGCCAAGAACGCAGAGCAGGCCACGTCGGACATGGCACGGGTTCTAAGCATGAACATCGTGCCTGAAGAAGTGGAACAGGCCCCACTGGACGACGTGCTTGTCGGGGAGGGCGAAGATCAGTACGGCCTCTTCTCCACGGAGTTCTGCCGCCTCCACGGGATTCACCTAATTGGCACCACCGTCTGCTGGTTCGTCCTCGACGTCACCTTCTACTCGCTCAACATTTTCATGTTGGACATCTTCACCATCTTCGGGGTTCTCCCCAGCCCCGAAGAACCAGGAAACCAGGTCACACGCATGATCCGTGCCACTGGACTGCACACCGCCGTCGCGCTATGCGGCACGCTGCCAGGGTACTTCTTCGCAGTCGCCTTCATCGACCGCGTCGGGCGCATCAAGATCCAGCTCCTCGGGTTCACCATGATGACGGTCTTTACACTGTGCCTCGCTATCCCGTATGACCAATGGCAGAAACCCAAGTACAGTGGTTGGCTTCATCATCATGTTAGGCTTCACCTTCTTCTTCGCGAACTTCGGGCCAAACACGACGACCTTCATCTTACCGGCCGAGATCTTCCCGGCGCGGATGCGCTCCACATGCCACGGCATATCTGGGGCGGCGGGGAAGGTCGGCGCTATCATCGGTGTGCTTGCCTTCTCCTTCATGGGTACACACTTCAAGGCATTATTGTTTGTCCTTGTTGGGTGTAATCTTGTCGGCATTATGTTCACCCTCCTCTTGCCGGAGACCAAGGGGAAGTCcctcgaagagatcaccggggagAAGGAAGAATGTCAGCCCCTAGACGATAAAGTTGCAGTAGTCAATGCAGCTCAGGGCATACACGCCGTGTCTATTTAATTAGTTAACAAATTGTTGATTGACAATCTATattatctgtttttcttttttttaaaggATGGGACGTCGTGGATATGTGTATATGTTGCATTGGTTTTCTTGAATATTGTGTATTTGTGACACGAATGTAAATTGAGAACTTGGATTTCATGAATATATATTCACTTTTTCTAAACAACAGCTAGATGTTTTCCAATTGATGCACGCTACTTTTTTTTTGTCAGTTTGGTTATGTGCGATCAGCACGCATCTTAGCTACTGTGTTGGCTAGTTTCTGTGTTAATTCGGCCTTTAGTTTATCGGGCCTTCTCTTACTTACTTACCTGTTTGTAGTCGAAATCCCTCCATTGCAATTGACCGCACAAGCATTTAGTTTGGCGTGGCAGCCCTCACGTGTAAATTTGAATAATTTCGTTTCTCAACTGTTTGCCGTTTGTCCTTTTCTGCTAACCACCCACACGGGTAGCATGCAACCATCTTCTTTTCCCGTGTCTTATTTTTATAGGTTTTCTCTAACGAAAATgatgaatggaacctgggtacgcgcgcacccgtttacgaaaagttcaaaaaaatgccattcaaaagttttcaaaaaatgtcaagtaaatttttgcatatagatattatgttgatacttactcgtgtgtgttttcacggaaaaataccattgtatgtgacctacacaaaaatgacaaaatgcaaattcctatttctgtgaatagtacaaattcctgttcactattcttatttggacattttgtcatttttatgtaggACACACACAatagtattttttcgtgaaaactcacacaagtaagtatcaacataatatgtacatgcaaaattttacttcatatttttttgaaacttttaaatagcattttttttgaacttttcgtaaacgggtgcgcgcgtacccatgTTCCATTCGTCCGGGTTACTTTGCATGCatgtcttctctctctctctcttctagaTTCTCTTCCGCCTGCATGTCATGCATAGGAAAAAATAGTAGAACTACCATACAGTACTCCCTTCATTTTGAAATACTCTAATTTTAGATCTAAAATTTGTTCTAAAATATTCTACATTCTACCTTCTAATCAACAAGAATACGGAAAACAAAGTGATCCTCCTTTATCTATTGGATATCACTATTTTTAATATAGTTTGGATTAGTTGTTTACCAATTTAAGAGCAACTCCAATAATAGTATAACTGATTGTTAGCTATAagcaagatgtcatctcagctatagtcaacatgtagccaacaagtacaataaTTGGCTATAACAATTAATGTATTACTATCTCAAGGGATGACCCATCTTTCATTCACACAACTTGCCTAGgaacacgtgctagagctagctcttgcataagagcccacttagATTCTCTCAcctcttctctctcttccaactagacacaaatatattattttaatcattGTAGCAAGCTGAATATGACTTActgtacttgctctaagagcaATTTCAGTAGTGTAGCCAGTTGatggctataagccaagtaccatgtcatctatagccaacatatacaatagtgagctataaaaatatagtactttatcaatgtatgattcacatttcactctcacaaagtgcctaggagcatgtgctagagctggctcttgcataagagcccactctccttctctctcctcctatctctcctccaactaagtaatgatatattattttaattcttatagccagctgatttAGGACTTATTGTATTTTCTCTAAGTGGTACTAGTAAATGTACTACTAATTTGTCTGATTTTTCCTAGAATGCAGACTAAACGAGAATAGAGGGAGTACATCTGCTAATTTTCCTAACTACCAAGGATAGGCACGGCGGCCATGAGTTGAAGAACGAAGGATATGCCTTGTTCATATCCCTCAaatgaaaggtcaaagcttgatTCAAAGACACGACAGTGCATATTTCTTGGCTATGGAGATGATCAGTTCGGCTACAAGTTGTATGATCCATTAGCAAGAAAGGTTGTGAGAAGCCGTGATCGATGTTGTGTTTATTGAAGATCAAACAATTGAGGATATTGTGCAGAAAAGGGAGAAAGTTCTAGAGTCAATTCCGGTGGGTGTTCCTCCTCAAAGACAACAATAAGACATAAATGATTCTAACCCTGATCCTGCAGATTCAGCTCACCAAGAAGCtgaagaggatgatgcagaagatgTGTAAGATGACACACATAGTGGTGCAGGTGGTGAAGATGACCCCCAACAAGAGTAtgaaaattcagaagaaaatgaTCATGAGCAGCAGGAAAGCACCAGCACCAGATAGTCCATCGGTAGATCCACTCAGACGGTCCAGCAGAGGCCACGTTCCTTCCACTAGGTACGCATCAGATTAGTACGTGGTGTTATCGTCTGATGGTTCAGAACCTGAGTGTTGTCAGAGTCAATGAAAAATGAGAACAAGAGGGAGAGTGGAGTAaagttatgcaagaagagattgaTTCCTTGCATACAAATCATACTTATAAGCTAGTGAAgttgcctaagggcatctccaattgGGCGACACAAATGGACGTTTTTCGTCTGTTTGCGTCTGCGCGGATAAAAAAATGCGCTCCAGCGGCTAGACGTAAAATGTCTGCAACATCCATCCTGACGAAAACATGGACCAATATGCGGCAGGAATGCGTCTGCGCggacgcgcccgcgcgtccgtttgcgttcgTTTGGGATGTAtggccccttctctctcctcctttaatgCAGGGTAGGCCCTTATGCTCTCCATTCCACACCACACAAGTATaatctttctctctctcctccctaatCAGTGCATGGCAGGCCCTTGCGGTAAAAAATGCGTCTCTTCCGCTGGAGAAGGGGCAGACACATGCGGACATATGCCCACTTTTTGTGTCcctacccgacgcaaacggacataaacATGCGCCGCccagttggagatgccctaagggcaaGAAAGTTCTAAAGAACAGGTGGGTCTACATAATCAAGCAAGAAGAGCACACATCACATCCAAGGTACAAGGTTAGGCTAGTCGTAAAAGGATTCATCCAGAGAAGAGATTGATTTTGATGAAATATTTTCTCCGGTGGTGAAGATGATATCTATAAAAATGATCATTGACATGGCAGCAAATCTCAATTTGGAGGTTGAGAAAATTGATGTGAAGACAACTTTCCTACATGGATAGTGGGAGGAAGAAATCTACATGGAGCAGCTTGAGAGGTTTTTTGTTAAAGGCAAAGAAGACTATGTGTGCAAGCTGAAGAAAAGTCTATACGATTTGAAACAAGCACCAAGATAATGgtacatgaagtttgaatttgtCATGGGGGAGCAATGCTACAAGAGGTGTAATTGTGTATTTATCCAAAGGTTCTCAGATGATGATTTTGTCATGTTGttgctctatgttgatgatatattGATTGTTAGCAAGAATGTCTCAAGGATTGCTAGACTAAAGAACGAGATAAGCAAAAGTTTTTCTATGAAAAACTTGGTTCCAACTAAGTGTATTTTCGGTATGATACTTGAGAGAGACAGAAAATCCAACAAGTTGTACTTGTCTCAGGAGAAATACATTGAGAAAGTACTTCGCAAGTTCAAAATGGACAAGGCAAGTGAAGTAAGTTGTCCACTAGCAACTCACTTTAAGTTGAGCAAAAAGCAATGCCCCTTCAGTGAGAAGATGGAAAAGGAAATGCAGAATGTTCCTTGGGCTTCAGCGGTTGGGAGTTTGATGTATGCTATGGTGTGCACACGGCCGGACATTACTCAAACGGTTAGTACTGTGAGCAGATTTATGTCCAATCCAGGAAGACCACATCGGGAAGCCGTGAAGTGGATCTTGAGAAATCTCCAGGACACTACAAATATGAAGATTTGTTTTGGTGATAAAGAGCCAGAGCTGATTTCTTATTCAGATTCAGATTTGACTTGTGATATTGATGGCAGAAAGTCCACTTCCGCCATTCGGGGGGGTGGTATGGAAAAGCAGGTTGCAAAAGTGTGTGGCATTGAACGCAAGTAAAGCTGAGTTCATCGCAGTAACAGAGGCAAGCAAGGAGCTATTGTGGCTGAAATGGCTGACTAGTGAGTTTGGGTTTAAGCAAGATAATTATGTATTGTTTTGTGACAACCAAAGTGTCATTCACCTAAGcatgaatgcaagttttcattcgAGGTAAAAGCATATTGAGGTATGCTATCATTGGATTCGAGATGTTCTGAATTCCAAGCAAATGCAGATTGAGAAGATGCACATAGATGACAATGAggctgatatgttgaccaagttGGTGACAAGAGGAAAGCTCGACGTATGCCATCGGCTTGTCGGCATGACTCCTGGTAGACAGTGAGACCCTCCATGATGTCGGAGGGGGAGTTTGTTGGGCCAACTGTTGATCGAGGTTCGCATCCAATGGTTATGTTGCCTCCTTGAGAGGTAGATAAGgacaaaaccctagccacccttGGTGGCTGTAACTAAGAGAACAAGAGCAAGCCAGAACATGGCTACTGCTGTGAGAGGTTGAGAGAACGCACTAGAACACGACAACCAAGTGAGAAGAGAGGGGGAAGGAGATGTAATCTATGTCCAAATTTCTAATATCTGACCGGTCTGTCTTCAAGCTCGTGTTTAGAGGTTCAAAGGTTCTTGGATCGGCTCCAAACTCGATGAGCTTATTCCTGAGTACTTCGATCTGGATAGCTGGTTTGAAATTTGGGTTAGAGAAGAATCAGATTTGAGAGCTGTGAAGTCAGTACGGACCGCTGCAGTTTTAGCATAGAATAGTTTTGGGAGACGAATAGCGGGCAAACACTGTCTGATTGAGCTGATTTTTGGTCAGTATGTTGGGAACTCATATATCTGCTTCTCTGCCAAATTTGGTGCTGATTGTATCTGTGATATCTCTGTTTTGTTGTATCTTGCCTCTtgtggttgctgttgttgttgccggTGAGCAATAAGGTAAAGTGTGTTATAATCTCTAGATGTTCTAGAGAAGACTTTGTACCTTGATTACTCATAGTGAAGCTTGCGTGGACCAGGGTTTACACCCGTGGTTTTTTCCTCCTCAAGTTGAGGAGGTTTTCCACGTAAATCCTTGTGCCACTTGTGCGTGTGCTTGTGTTTATTTTTTCGGCTGTGTCTATTGACTGAAGCTATCCTAGTAGTTTATCTAACTTTCACACAGGCATAGTAGGGGTGGTTGTGCGCTCCTGCCCCAACATTTTCGTGTGGTGGAAGCGATACCTTTGTATTGGTTTCGTGTGCATTTTTATAGTCAGTCTAATAGGCTATATATGGGTACACACGATTATAAGGATTGCATCAATTGAACACGCTCATTACTCGAATTCAGCAGAAGGTGGCGGCTATGTCATTTGGGGCTTGGTTGTTGTGGACGACGTCCCTGGCTCATCCTCCTCATCGTGCTCCCCAGAGAGCTCCTCCAGCGATTTCCCCTTGGACTCCGGCACGAGGAATGTGAAAAGGAACCCGACCACGTTGCACCCGGCGAGCATGAACAGGGAGTTGCGGACGCCGATTCCCGGCGGGTACCCGGCGTCCGTCCTGGCAGGATCCGTGTCCTGCGCAGCGTACAGAAACCCGAAGGACCCGACGATGGCGCCCGCCTTcccggccgccgcggagatcccGTGGCACGTCGACCGGAGCCGCGCCGGGAAGATCTCGGCCGGCACGATGAAGGTGGTGGAGTTGGGCCCGAAGTTGGCGAAGAAGAAGGTGAAGGAGAACATGACAACGAAGCCGACGTGGTTCCCGGGCGTCGTCCAGTGGTGGTACGGCACGGCGAGGCCGAGCATGAACGCCGTCATGAAGAAGAAGCCGCCCAGCTGGATGGCGAAGCGGCCCACCACGTCGATGAGGAACACGGTGAACCAGTACCCAGGGATGGTGCCGCACAGCGCCACCAGCGTCTGCGCGCGGGAGATCTTGAACATCTCCTGCAGCGCGTTCATGGTGTCCGCCCTCGGCAGCCACTCCACGGCCGTGTAGATGTCCTTCTGGAATAGGTTCTGCGAGTAGAAGGCGATGTCCAGCACGAACCAGCACACCGTCGTGCCCAGCAGGTGCCGGCCGTGCCGCCTCGCGAACTCCCTTGAGAAGAGACCGAACTGCTCGCGCCGGCCGTGCTCCGCCTGCTCCGGATCTTCGGCGGCGAGCTCCATGTTGAGCACCCGTGCCATGTCGGACGTGGCCTGCTTGGTGTTCTTGGCGACAAGCGCCGTGTAGCGCGCCGTCTCCGGCATCTTCATGCGCCAGTAGTAGGTCAGCAGCGCCGGGACGGCGCCG includes these proteins:
- the LOC124673385 gene encoding probable inorganic phosphate transporter 1-4 is translated as MARELKVLGALDSAKTQWYHFTAIVIAGMGFFTDAYDLFSISLVTKLLGRIYYFDPSSATPGSLPPNVSAAVNGVAFCGTLTGQLFFGWLGDKMGRKKVYGMTLMIMVLCCVASGLSFGSSANGVMATLCFFRFWLGFGIGGDYPLSATIMSEYANKRTRGAFIAAVFAMQGFGNLTGGIVAIIVSSAFKEQFDAPAYRDDRAGSTVPQADYAWRIVLMFGAVPALLTYYWRMKMPETARYTALVAKNTKQATSDMARVLNMELAAEDPEQAEHGRREQFGLFSREFARRHGRHLLGTTVCWFVLDIAFYSQNLFQKDIYTAVEWLPRADTMNALQEMFKISRAQTLVALCGTIPGYWFTVFLIDVVGRFAIQLGGFFFMTAFMLGLAVPYHHWTTPGNHVGFVVMFSFTFFFANFGPNSTTFIVPAEIFPARLRSTCHGISAAAGKAGAIVGSFGFLYAAQDTDPARTDAGYPPGIGVRNSLFMLAGCNVVGFLFTFLVPESKGKSLEELSGEHDEEDEPGTSSTTTKPQMT